One genomic window of Danio rerio strain Tuebingen ecotype United States chromosome 24, GRCz12tu, whole genome shotgun sequence includes the following:
- the si:ch211-152c8.5 gene encoding protein phosphatase 1 regulatory subunit 3G, with product MRMWSCYWVTSPHTHLLIQRGSPGVTLAVIGDYRTEMMSIMNAEQMENGLDSDDDLQPEEIPEYLKDRRRAKSLPAYPEQASLYHQISQNCRKRVKFADALGLNLASVKHFSTSEDPQIPAKVFNRLKSFPLQKEREFIDDLCVNIRSSLALDYLVPTFKTPVDSGDQETRLARGRVALESVTVTQFDVRGIIRATGGREVGVRYTFNDWLSFVDAQAIPVATEDTTRYSFTMYTPPFLDPSASVHFAVYMKDDNSEFWDNNDGLNYSLKYHSSSPSETAAFHAV from the coding sequence ATGCGCATGTGGAGCTGTTATTGGGTCACAAGTCCACACACACATCTGCTCATCCAGAGGGGTTCTCCTGGAGTGACACTCGCTGTCATTGGAGATTACAGAACTGAAATGATGAGCATAATGAACGCGGAGCAGATGGAGAACGGACTGGACTCCGATGATGATCTTCAGCCCGAGGAGATACCCGAGTACCTGAAAGACAGGCGAAGAGCCAAGTCCTTACCCGCGTATCCAGAGCAGGCGAGCCTGTACCACCAGATCTCCCAAAACTGCAGGAAACGCGTGAAGTTTGCGGACGCGCTCGGCTTGAACCTGGCGAGCGTCAAGCACTTCAGCACCAGCGAGGACCCTCAGATTCCAGCCAAAGTCTTTAATAGACTCAAGAGCTTCCCTCTGCAAAAGGAGCGCGAGTTTATTGATGACTTGTGCGTCAATATCAGGTCCTCTCTGGCGCTGGACTATCTAGTCCCGACGTTCAAGACGCCTGTGGATTCGGGCGACCAGGAGACGCGGCTTGCGCGAGGTCGCGTCGCGCTGGAAAGCGTCACAGTGACGCAGTTTGATGTCCGTGGGATCATACGGGCGACGGGTGGCAGAGAGGTTGGGGTCAGGTATACTTTCAACGACTGGCTGTCGTTCGTGGACGCGCAAGCCATTCCCGTGGCCACCGAGGACACGACGCGCTACTCCTTCACCATGTACACGCCTCCTTTCCTGGATCCGAGCGCTTCAGTGCATTTCGCCGTGTACATGAAAGATGATAACTCCGAGTTTTGGGACAACAACGATGGGCTGAACTATTCCCTGAAGTACCACAGCTCGTCACCAAGCGAGACCGCGGCTTTCCACGCGGTATGA
- the cyb5a gene encoding cytochrome b5 (The RefSeq protein has 1 substitution compared to this genomic sequence), whose protein sequence is MANNGTDGKGVKYYRLSEVEERNSFKSTWIIIHNKVYDVTKFLEEHPGGEEVLREQAGGDATESFEDVGHSTDAREMASSMLIGEVHPDDRDKIAKPPESLVTTVQETTSWWSNWLIPAVAAVIVTLMYRIYTAEEA, encoded by the exons ATGGCAAACAACGGTACAGACGGAAATGGTGTAAAATATTATCGTTTGTCAGAGGTAGAAGAACGGAACTCTTTCAAAAGCACATggataataattcataataaagtgtACGACGTTACAAAGTTTCTCGAGGAG CACCCAGGGGGAGAGGAGGTGCTGCGGGAGCAGGCGGGTGGAGATGCCACCGAGAGTTTTGAGGATGTCGGACACTCGACAGATGCACGCGAGATGGCCAGTTCTATGCTCATAGGAGAAGTGCACCCA gatgacagagacaaGATTGCCAAACCACCA GAATCCCTTGTAACAACAGTACAGGAAACAACAAG CTGGTGGTCAAACTGGTTGATACCTGCGGTGGCTGCTGTAATCGTCACCTTGATGtaccgcatttacactgcagaggAGGCATGA